A window from Mustela erminea isolate mMusErm1 chromosome 17, mMusErm1.Pri, whole genome shotgun sequence encodes these proteins:
- the ANGEL2 gene encoding protein angel homolog 2 isoform X8, with amino-acid sequence MSYNILSQDLLEDNSHLYRHCRRPVLHWSFRFPNILKEIKHFDADVLCLQEVQEDHYGAEIRPSLESLGYHCEYKMRTGRKPDGCAICFKHSKFSLLSVNPVEFYRRDVPLLDRDNVGLVLLLQPKIPSAASPVICVANTHLLYNPRRGDIKLTQLAMLLAEISSVAHQKDGSFCPIVMCGDFNSVPGSPLYSFIKEGKLNYEGLAIGKVSGQEQSSRGQRILSIPIWPPNLGISQNCVYEVQQLPKVEKTDSDLTQTELDKTEVLVTAEKLSSNLRHHFSLSSVYSHYFPDTGIPEVTTCHSRSAITVDYIFYSAEKEDVARQPGAEVALVGGLKLLARLSLLTEQDLWTVNGLPNENNSSDHLPLLAKFRLEL; translated from the exons ATGTCCTATAATATACTTTCACAAGATTTATTGGAAGACAATTCACATCTGTATAGACACTGCCGGCGGCCAGTTTTACACTGGAGTTTTAGGTTCCCCAATAtcctgaaagaaattaaacacttTGATGCAGAT gtACTTTGTTTGCAAGAAGTTCAAGAAGATCATTATGGAGCAGAGATCAGGCCAAGTTTGGAATCTTTGG GTTATCACTGTGAATACAAGATGCGGACAGGAAGGAAACCTGATGGCTGTGCCATCTGCTTCAAACATTCCAAGTTTTCACTCTTATCAGTGAACCCAGTGGAATTCTACCGCCGTGATGTTCCTCTGTTGGATAGAGACAATGTTGGATTAGTGTTACTTTTGCAGCCCAAAATTCCGAGTGCTGCCTCTCCTGTGATCTGTGTAGCTAACACACATCTGTTGTATAACCCAAGGCGAGGTGATATTAAGCTGACCCAATTGGCAATGCTTCTGGCAGAGATTTCCAGTGTTGCCCATCAGAAAGATGGCAGCTTCTGCCCTATCGTTATGTGTGGTGACTTTAATTCTGTTCCTGGTTCTCCGCTCTATAGTtttataaaggaaggaaaattgaaTTATGAAGGACTTGCCATTGGCAAG GTATCTGGCCAGGAACAGTCTTCACGGGGACAAAGAATTTTATCTATTCCCATTTGGCCCCCAAACCTAGGTATCTCACAGAACTGTGTGTATGAGGTACAGCAGTTACCAAAAGTAGAAAAGACAG ACAGTGATCTGACACAGACAGAGCTGGACAAAACAGAGGTCCTAGTGACAGCTGAAAA aTTATCTTCAAATTTACGGCACCATTTCAGCTTGTCATCTGTTTATTCACATTATTTTCCTGACACTGGAATTCCAGAAGTGACCACTTGTCATTCCCGAAGTGCCATAACTGTggattatattttctattctgcTGAAAAGGAAGATGTTGCCAGGCAGCCAG GTGCTGAGGTTGCTCTGGTTGGTGGCTTGAAACTTCTGGCCAGACTATCACTCCTTACGGAACAAGACTTGTGGACTGTTAATGGActtccaaatgaaaataattcttcaGATCATCTGCCTTTATTGGCTAAGTTCAGACTTGAGCTGTGA
- the ANGEL2 gene encoding protein angel homolog 2 isoform X1, which yields MEAWRCVRRGYGRCVVGRGRYPMLPHHQKSLARDWTTPWENLQRCCWNRHISSCMRWPGHYSRAPYPYFSSRHFSLNWRPPCLFESRTPFQYWNWRPDNLSQTSLIHLSSYIMNSEGDEPSSKRRKHQGTIQRHWEYICNHNKDKTKILGDKNVDPKCEDSDNKFDFSVMSYNILSQDLLEDNSHLYRHCRRPVLHWSFRFPNILKEIKHFDADVLCLQEVQEDHYGAEIRPSLESLGYHCEYKMRTGRKPDGCAICFKHSKFSLLSVNPVEFYRRDVPLLDRDNVGLVLLLQPKIPSAASPVICVANTHLLYNPRRGDIKLTQLAMLLAEISSVAHQKDGSFCPIVMCGDFNSVPGSPLYSFIKEGKLNYEGLAIGKVSGQEQSSRGQRILSIPIWPPNLGISQNCVYEVQQLPKVEKTDSDLTQTELDKTEVLVTAEKLSSNLRHHFSLSSVYSHYFPDTGIPEVTTCHSRSAITVDYIFYSAEKEDVARQPGAEVALVGGLKLLARLSLLTEQDLWTVNGLPNENNSSDHLPLLAKFRLEL from the exons ATGGAAGCGTGGCGCTGTGTGAGGAGGGGCTACGGCCgctgtgtggtggggagaggccg atacCCCATGTTACCCCATCACCAGAAGAGTCTGGCCAGAGATTGGACGACACCGTGGGAGAATCTGCAGAGGTGTTGCTGGAACAGACATATTTCTAGTTGTATGAGGTGGCCTGGACATTATTCTCGTGCTCCTTACCCATACTTCAGTAGTAGGCATTTTTCATTAAATTGGAGACCACCTTGTTTATTTGAGTCTAGAACTCCGTTTCAGTACTGGAACTGGAGACCTGACAACCTGAGCCAGACCTCTTTGATTCATCTCTCTAGTTACATCATGAACTCTGAGGGAGATGAGCCTTCATCAAAACGAAGAAAACACCAAG GCACAATTCAACGACATTGGGAATATATATGTAACCATAATAAAGACAAGACGAAGATCCTAGGAGACAAAAATGTTGACCCCAAATGTGAAGACAGTGATAACAAGTTTGACTTTTCAGTGATGTCCTATAATATACTTTCACAAGATTTATTGGAAGACAATTCACATCTGTATAGACACTGCCGGCGGCCAGTTTTACACTGGAGTTTTAGGTTCCCCAATAtcctgaaagaaattaaacacttTGATGCAGAT gtACTTTGTTTGCAAGAAGTTCAAGAAGATCATTATGGAGCAGAGATCAGGCCAAGTTTGGAATCTTTGG GTTATCACTGTGAATACAAGATGCGGACAGGAAGGAAACCTGATGGCTGTGCCATCTGCTTCAAACATTCCAAGTTTTCACTCTTATCAGTGAACCCAGTGGAATTCTACCGCCGTGATGTTCCTCTGTTGGATAGAGACAATGTTGGATTAGTGTTACTTTTGCAGCCCAAAATTCCGAGTGCTGCCTCTCCTGTGATCTGTGTAGCTAACACACATCTGTTGTATAACCCAAGGCGAGGTGATATTAAGCTGACCCAATTGGCAATGCTTCTGGCAGAGATTTCCAGTGTTGCCCATCAGAAAGATGGCAGCTTCTGCCCTATCGTTATGTGTGGTGACTTTAATTCTGTTCCTGGTTCTCCGCTCTATAGTtttataaaggaaggaaaattgaaTTATGAAGGACTTGCCATTGGCAAG GTATCTGGCCAGGAACAGTCTTCACGGGGACAAAGAATTTTATCTATTCCCATTTGGCCCCCAAACCTAGGTATCTCACAGAACTGTGTGTATGAGGTACAGCAGTTACCAAAAGTAGAAAAGACAG ACAGTGATCTGACACAGACAGAGCTGGACAAAACAGAGGTCCTAGTGACAGCTGAAAA aTTATCTTCAAATTTACGGCACCATTTCAGCTTGTCATCTGTTTATTCACATTATTTTCCTGACACTGGAATTCCAGAAGTGACCACTTGTCATTCCCGAAGTGCCATAACTGTggattatattttctattctgcTGAAAAGGAAGATGTTGCCAGGCAGCCAG GTGCTGAGGTTGCTCTGGTTGGTGGCTTGAAACTTCTGGCCAGACTATCACTCCTTACGGAACAAGACTTGTGGACTGTTAATGGActtccaaatgaaaataattcttcaGATCATCTGCCTTTATTGGCTAAGTTCAGACTTGAGCTGTGA
- the ANGEL2 gene encoding protein angel homolog 2 isoform X2 — MLPHHQKSLARDWTTPWENLQRCCWNRHISSCMRWPGHYSRAPYPYFSSRHFSLNWRPPCLFESRTPFQYWNWRPDNLSQTSLIHLSSYIMNSEGDEPSSKRRKHQGTIQRHWEYICNHNKDKTKILGDKNVDPKCEDSDNKFDFSVMSYNILSQDLLEDNSHLYRHCRRPVLHWSFRFPNILKEIKHFDADVLCLQEVQEDHYGAEIRPSLESLGYHCEYKMRTGRKPDGCAICFKHSKFSLLSVNPVEFYRRDVPLLDRDNVGLVLLLQPKIPSAASPVICVANTHLLYNPRRGDIKLTQLAMLLAEISSVAHQKDGSFCPIVMCGDFNSVPGSPLYSFIKEGKLNYEGLAIGKVSGQEQSSRGQRILSIPIWPPNLGISQNCVYEVQQLPKVEKTDSDLTQTELDKTEVLVTAEKLSSNLRHHFSLSSVYSHYFPDTGIPEVTTCHSRSAITVDYIFYSAEKEDVARQPGAEVALVGGLKLLARLSLLTEQDLWTVNGLPNENNSSDHLPLLAKFRLEL, encoded by the exons ATGTTACCCCATCACCAGAAGAGTCTGGCCAGAGATTGGACGACACCGTGGGAGAATCTGCAGAGGTGTTGCTGGAACAGACATATTTCTAGTTGTATGAGGTGGCCTGGACATTATTCTCGTGCTCCTTACCCATACTTCAGTAGTAGGCATTTTTCATTAAATTGGAGACCACCTTGTTTATTTGAGTCTAGAACTCCGTTTCAGTACTGGAACTGGAGACCTGACAACCTGAGCCAGACCTCTTTGATTCATCTCTCTAGTTACATCATGAACTCTGAGGGAGATGAGCCTTCATCAAAACGAAGAAAACACCAAG GCACAATTCAACGACATTGGGAATATATATGTAACCATAATAAAGACAAGACGAAGATCCTAGGAGACAAAAATGTTGACCCCAAATGTGAAGACAGTGATAACAAGTTTGACTTTTCAGTGATGTCCTATAATATACTTTCACAAGATTTATTGGAAGACAATTCACATCTGTATAGACACTGCCGGCGGCCAGTTTTACACTGGAGTTTTAGGTTCCCCAATAtcctgaaagaaattaaacacttTGATGCAGAT gtACTTTGTTTGCAAGAAGTTCAAGAAGATCATTATGGAGCAGAGATCAGGCCAAGTTTGGAATCTTTGG GTTATCACTGTGAATACAAGATGCGGACAGGAAGGAAACCTGATGGCTGTGCCATCTGCTTCAAACATTCCAAGTTTTCACTCTTATCAGTGAACCCAGTGGAATTCTACCGCCGTGATGTTCCTCTGTTGGATAGAGACAATGTTGGATTAGTGTTACTTTTGCAGCCCAAAATTCCGAGTGCTGCCTCTCCTGTGATCTGTGTAGCTAACACACATCTGTTGTATAACCCAAGGCGAGGTGATATTAAGCTGACCCAATTGGCAATGCTTCTGGCAGAGATTTCCAGTGTTGCCCATCAGAAAGATGGCAGCTTCTGCCCTATCGTTATGTGTGGTGACTTTAATTCTGTTCCTGGTTCTCCGCTCTATAGTtttataaaggaaggaaaattgaaTTATGAAGGACTTGCCATTGGCAAG GTATCTGGCCAGGAACAGTCTTCACGGGGACAAAGAATTTTATCTATTCCCATTTGGCCCCCAAACCTAGGTATCTCACAGAACTGTGTGTATGAGGTACAGCAGTTACCAAAAGTAGAAAAGACAG ACAGTGATCTGACACAGACAGAGCTGGACAAAACAGAGGTCCTAGTGACAGCTGAAAA aTTATCTTCAAATTTACGGCACCATTTCAGCTTGTCATCTGTTTATTCACATTATTTTCCTGACACTGGAATTCCAGAAGTGACCACTTGTCATTCCCGAAGTGCCATAACTGTggattatattttctattctgcTGAAAAGGAAGATGTTGCCAGGCAGCCAG GTGCTGAGGTTGCTCTGGTTGGTGGCTTGAAACTTCTGGCCAGACTATCACTCCTTACGGAACAAGACTTGTGGACTGTTAATGGActtccaaatgaaaataattcttcaGATCATCTGCCTTTATTGGCTAAGTTCAGACTTGAGCTGTGA
- the ANGEL2 gene encoding protein angel homolog 2 isoform X4 gives MLRALLEPGHTGTIQRHWEYICNHNKDKTKILGDKNVDPKCEDSDNKFDFSVMSYNILSQDLLEDNSHLYRHCRRPVLHWSFRFPNILKEIKHFDADVLCLQEVQEDHYGAEIRPSLESLGYHCEYKMRTGRKPDGCAICFKHSKFSLLSVNPVEFYRRDVPLLDRDNVGLVLLLQPKIPSAASPVICVANTHLLYNPRRGDIKLTQLAMLLAEISSVAHQKDGSFCPIVMCGDFNSVPGSPLYSFIKEGKLNYEGLAIGKVSGQEQSSRGQRILSIPIWPPNLGISQNCVYEVQQLPKVEKTDSDLTQTELDKTEVLVTAEKLSSNLRHHFSLSSVYSHYFPDTGIPEVTTCHSRSAITVDYIFYSAEKEDVARQPGAEVALVGGLKLLARLSLLTEQDLWTVNGLPNENNSSDHLPLLAKFRLEL, from the exons GCACAATTCAACGACATTGGGAATATATATGTAACCATAATAAAGACAAGACGAAGATCCTAGGAGACAAAAATGTTGACCCCAAATGTGAAGACAGTGATAACAAGTTTGACTTTTCAGTGATGTCCTATAATATACTTTCACAAGATTTATTGGAAGACAATTCACATCTGTATAGACACTGCCGGCGGCCAGTTTTACACTGGAGTTTTAGGTTCCCCAATAtcctgaaagaaattaaacacttTGATGCAGAT gtACTTTGTTTGCAAGAAGTTCAAGAAGATCATTATGGAGCAGAGATCAGGCCAAGTTTGGAATCTTTGG GTTATCACTGTGAATACAAGATGCGGACAGGAAGGAAACCTGATGGCTGTGCCATCTGCTTCAAACATTCCAAGTTTTCACTCTTATCAGTGAACCCAGTGGAATTCTACCGCCGTGATGTTCCTCTGTTGGATAGAGACAATGTTGGATTAGTGTTACTTTTGCAGCCCAAAATTCCGAGTGCTGCCTCTCCTGTGATCTGTGTAGCTAACACACATCTGTTGTATAACCCAAGGCGAGGTGATATTAAGCTGACCCAATTGGCAATGCTTCTGGCAGAGATTTCCAGTGTTGCCCATCAGAAAGATGGCAGCTTCTGCCCTATCGTTATGTGTGGTGACTTTAATTCTGTTCCTGGTTCTCCGCTCTATAGTtttataaaggaaggaaaattgaaTTATGAAGGACTTGCCATTGGCAAG GTATCTGGCCAGGAACAGTCTTCACGGGGACAAAGAATTTTATCTATTCCCATTTGGCCCCCAAACCTAGGTATCTCACAGAACTGTGTGTATGAGGTACAGCAGTTACCAAAAGTAGAAAAGACAG ACAGTGATCTGACACAGACAGAGCTGGACAAAACAGAGGTCCTAGTGACAGCTGAAAA aTTATCTTCAAATTTACGGCACCATTTCAGCTTGTCATCTGTTTATTCACATTATTTTCCTGACACTGGAATTCCAGAAGTGACCACTTGTCATTCCCGAAGTGCCATAACTGTggattatattttctattctgcTGAAAAGGAAGATGTTGCCAGGCAGCCAG GTGCTGAGGTTGCTCTGGTTGGTGGCTTGAAACTTCTGGCCAGACTATCACTCCTTACGGAACAAGACTTGTGGACTGTTAATGGActtccaaatgaaaataattcttcaGATCATCTGCCTTTATTGGCTAAGTTCAGACTTGAGCTGTGA
- the ANGEL2 gene encoding protein angel homolog 2 isoform X5, with protein MFPGTIQRHWEYICNHNKDKTKILGDKNVDPKCEDSDNKFDFSVMSYNILSQDLLEDNSHLYRHCRRPVLHWSFRFPNILKEIKHFDADVLCLQEVQEDHYGAEIRPSLESLGYHCEYKMRTGRKPDGCAICFKHSKFSLLSVNPVEFYRRDVPLLDRDNVGLVLLLQPKIPSAASPVICVANTHLLYNPRRGDIKLTQLAMLLAEISSVAHQKDGSFCPIVMCGDFNSVPGSPLYSFIKEGKLNYEGLAIGKVSGQEQSSRGQRILSIPIWPPNLGISQNCVYEVQQLPKVEKTDSDLTQTELDKTEVLVTAEKLSSNLRHHFSLSSVYSHYFPDTGIPEVTTCHSRSAITVDYIFYSAEKEDVARQPGAEVALVGGLKLLARLSLLTEQDLWTVNGLPNENNSSDHLPLLAKFRLEL; from the exons ATGTTCCCAG GCACAATTCAACGACATTGGGAATATATATGTAACCATAATAAAGACAAGACGAAGATCCTAGGAGACAAAAATGTTGACCCCAAATGTGAAGACAGTGATAACAAGTTTGACTTTTCAGTGATGTCCTATAATATACTTTCACAAGATTTATTGGAAGACAATTCACATCTGTATAGACACTGCCGGCGGCCAGTTTTACACTGGAGTTTTAGGTTCCCCAATAtcctgaaagaaattaaacacttTGATGCAGAT gtACTTTGTTTGCAAGAAGTTCAAGAAGATCATTATGGAGCAGAGATCAGGCCAAGTTTGGAATCTTTGG GTTATCACTGTGAATACAAGATGCGGACAGGAAGGAAACCTGATGGCTGTGCCATCTGCTTCAAACATTCCAAGTTTTCACTCTTATCAGTGAACCCAGTGGAATTCTACCGCCGTGATGTTCCTCTGTTGGATAGAGACAATGTTGGATTAGTGTTACTTTTGCAGCCCAAAATTCCGAGTGCTGCCTCTCCTGTGATCTGTGTAGCTAACACACATCTGTTGTATAACCCAAGGCGAGGTGATATTAAGCTGACCCAATTGGCAATGCTTCTGGCAGAGATTTCCAGTGTTGCCCATCAGAAAGATGGCAGCTTCTGCCCTATCGTTATGTGTGGTGACTTTAATTCTGTTCCTGGTTCTCCGCTCTATAGTtttataaaggaaggaaaattgaaTTATGAAGGACTTGCCATTGGCAAG GTATCTGGCCAGGAACAGTCTTCACGGGGACAAAGAATTTTATCTATTCCCATTTGGCCCCCAAACCTAGGTATCTCACAGAACTGTGTGTATGAGGTACAGCAGTTACCAAAAGTAGAAAAGACAG ACAGTGATCTGACACAGACAGAGCTGGACAAAACAGAGGTCCTAGTGACAGCTGAAAA aTTATCTTCAAATTTACGGCACCATTTCAGCTTGTCATCTGTTTATTCACATTATTTTCCTGACACTGGAATTCCAGAAGTGACCACTTGTCATTCCCGAAGTGCCATAACTGTggattatattttctattctgcTGAAAAGGAAGATGTTGCCAGGCAGCCAG GTGCTGAGGTTGCTCTGGTTGGTGGCTTGAAACTTCTGGCCAGACTATCACTCCTTACGGAACAAGACTTGTGGACTGTTAATGGActtccaaatgaaaataattcttcaGATCATCTGCCTTTATTGGCTAAGTTCAGACTTGAGCTGTGA
- the ANGEL2 gene encoding protein angel homolog 2 isoform X6 yields the protein MEGTIQRHWEYICNHNKDKTKILGDKNVDPKCEDSDNKFDFSVMSYNILSQDLLEDNSHLYRHCRRPVLHWSFRFPNILKEIKHFDADVLCLQEVQEDHYGAEIRPSLESLGYHCEYKMRTGRKPDGCAICFKHSKFSLLSVNPVEFYRRDVPLLDRDNVGLVLLLQPKIPSAASPVICVANTHLLYNPRRGDIKLTQLAMLLAEISSVAHQKDGSFCPIVMCGDFNSVPGSPLYSFIKEGKLNYEGLAIGKVSGQEQSSRGQRILSIPIWPPNLGISQNCVYEVQQLPKVEKTDSDLTQTELDKTEVLVTAEKLSSNLRHHFSLSSVYSHYFPDTGIPEVTTCHSRSAITVDYIFYSAEKEDVARQPGAEVALVGGLKLLARLSLLTEQDLWTVNGLPNENNSSDHLPLLAKFRLEL from the exons ATGGAAG GCACAATTCAACGACATTGGGAATATATATGTAACCATAATAAAGACAAGACGAAGATCCTAGGAGACAAAAATGTTGACCCCAAATGTGAAGACAGTGATAACAAGTTTGACTTTTCAGTGATGTCCTATAATATACTTTCACAAGATTTATTGGAAGACAATTCACATCTGTATAGACACTGCCGGCGGCCAGTTTTACACTGGAGTTTTAGGTTCCCCAATAtcctgaaagaaattaaacacttTGATGCAGAT gtACTTTGTTTGCAAGAAGTTCAAGAAGATCATTATGGAGCAGAGATCAGGCCAAGTTTGGAATCTTTGG GTTATCACTGTGAATACAAGATGCGGACAGGAAGGAAACCTGATGGCTGTGCCATCTGCTTCAAACATTCCAAGTTTTCACTCTTATCAGTGAACCCAGTGGAATTCTACCGCCGTGATGTTCCTCTGTTGGATAGAGACAATGTTGGATTAGTGTTACTTTTGCAGCCCAAAATTCCGAGTGCTGCCTCTCCTGTGATCTGTGTAGCTAACACACATCTGTTGTATAACCCAAGGCGAGGTGATATTAAGCTGACCCAATTGGCAATGCTTCTGGCAGAGATTTCCAGTGTTGCCCATCAGAAAGATGGCAGCTTCTGCCCTATCGTTATGTGTGGTGACTTTAATTCTGTTCCTGGTTCTCCGCTCTATAGTtttataaaggaaggaaaattgaaTTATGAAGGACTTGCCATTGGCAAG GTATCTGGCCAGGAACAGTCTTCACGGGGACAAAGAATTTTATCTATTCCCATTTGGCCCCCAAACCTAGGTATCTCACAGAACTGTGTGTATGAGGTACAGCAGTTACCAAAAGTAGAAAAGACAG ACAGTGATCTGACACAGACAGAGCTGGACAAAACAGAGGTCCTAGTGACAGCTGAAAA aTTATCTTCAAATTTACGGCACCATTTCAGCTTGTCATCTGTTTATTCACATTATTTTCCTGACACTGGAATTCCAGAAGTGACCACTTGTCATTCCCGAAGTGCCATAACTGTggattatattttctattctgcTGAAAAGGAAGATGTTGCCAGGCAGCCAG GTGCTGAGGTTGCTCTGGTTGGTGGCTTGAAACTTCTGGCCAGACTATCACTCCTTACGGAACAAGACTTGTGGACTGTTAATGGActtccaaatgaaaataattcttcaGATCATCTGCCTTTATTGGCTAAGTTCAGACTTGAGCTGTGA
- the ANGEL2 gene encoding protein angel homolog 2 isoform X3, which produces MPCSRPGLPTSSDGEALVLSAARAGVEVEVEPWARDLDARRGEDGSVALCTIQRHWEYICNHNKDKTKILGDKNVDPKCEDSDNKFDFSVMSYNILSQDLLEDNSHLYRHCRRPVLHWSFRFPNILKEIKHFDADVLCLQEVQEDHYGAEIRPSLESLGYHCEYKMRTGRKPDGCAICFKHSKFSLLSVNPVEFYRRDVPLLDRDNVGLVLLLQPKIPSAASPVICVANTHLLYNPRRGDIKLTQLAMLLAEISSVAHQKDGSFCPIVMCGDFNSVPGSPLYSFIKEGKLNYEGLAIGKVSGQEQSSRGQRILSIPIWPPNLGISQNCVYEVQQLPKVEKTDSDLTQTELDKTEVLVTAEKLSSNLRHHFSLSSVYSHYFPDTGIPEVTTCHSRSAITVDYIFYSAEKEDVARQPGAEVALVGGLKLLARLSLLTEQDLWTVNGLPNENNSSDHLPLLAKFRLEL; this is translated from the exons ATGCCTTGCAGCCGGCCCGGACTCCCGACGTCTAGTGATGGGGAAGCCCTGGTGCTTTCGGCCGCCCGAGCGGGTGTAGAGGTTGAGGTTGAGCCCTGGGCCCGGGACCTGGACGCCCGCAGAGGGGAAGATGGAAGCGTGGCGCTGT GCACAATTCAACGACATTGGGAATATATATGTAACCATAATAAAGACAAGACGAAGATCCTAGGAGACAAAAATGTTGACCCCAAATGTGAAGACAGTGATAACAAGTTTGACTTTTCAGTGATGTCCTATAATATACTTTCACAAGATTTATTGGAAGACAATTCACATCTGTATAGACACTGCCGGCGGCCAGTTTTACACTGGAGTTTTAGGTTCCCCAATAtcctgaaagaaattaaacacttTGATGCAGAT gtACTTTGTTTGCAAGAAGTTCAAGAAGATCATTATGGAGCAGAGATCAGGCCAAGTTTGGAATCTTTGG GTTATCACTGTGAATACAAGATGCGGACAGGAAGGAAACCTGATGGCTGTGCCATCTGCTTCAAACATTCCAAGTTTTCACTCTTATCAGTGAACCCAGTGGAATTCTACCGCCGTGATGTTCCTCTGTTGGATAGAGACAATGTTGGATTAGTGTTACTTTTGCAGCCCAAAATTCCGAGTGCTGCCTCTCCTGTGATCTGTGTAGCTAACACACATCTGTTGTATAACCCAAGGCGAGGTGATATTAAGCTGACCCAATTGGCAATGCTTCTGGCAGAGATTTCCAGTGTTGCCCATCAGAAAGATGGCAGCTTCTGCCCTATCGTTATGTGTGGTGACTTTAATTCTGTTCCTGGTTCTCCGCTCTATAGTtttataaaggaaggaaaattgaaTTATGAAGGACTTGCCATTGGCAAG GTATCTGGCCAGGAACAGTCTTCACGGGGACAAAGAATTTTATCTATTCCCATTTGGCCCCCAAACCTAGGTATCTCACAGAACTGTGTGTATGAGGTACAGCAGTTACCAAAAGTAGAAAAGACAG ACAGTGATCTGACACAGACAGAGCTGGACAAAACAGAGGTCCTAGTGACAGCTGAAAA aTTATCTTCAAATTTACGGCACCATTTCAGCTTGTCATCTGTTTATTCACATTATTTTCCTGACACTGGAATTCCAGAAGTGACCACTTGTCATTCCCGAAGTGCCATAACTGTggattatattttctattctgcTGAAAAGGAAGATGTTGCCAGGCAGCCAG GTGCTGAGGTTGCTCTGGTTGGTGGCTTGAAACTTCTGGCCAGACTATCACTCCTTACGGAACAAGACTTGTGGACTGTTAATGGActtccaaatgaaaataattcttcaGATCATCTGCCTTTATTGGCTAAGTTCAGACTTGAGCTGTGA
- the ANGEL2 gene encoding protein angel homolog 2 isoform X7, whose translation MEAWRCVRRGYGRCVVGRGRYPMLPHHQKSLARDWTTPWENLQRCCWNRHISSCMRWPGHYSRAPYPYFSSRHFSLNWRPPCLFESRTPFQYWNWRPDNLSQTSLIHLSSYIMNSEGDEPSSKRRKHQGTIQRHWEYICNHNKDKTKILGDKNVDPKCEDSDNKFDFSVMSYNILSQDLLEDNSHLYRHCRRPVLHWSFRFPNILKEIKHFDADVLCLQEVQEDHYGAEIRPSLESLGYHCEYKMRTGRKPDGCAICFKHSKFSLLSVNPVEFYRRDVPLLDRDNVGLVLLLQPKIPSAASPVICVANTHLLYNPRRGDIKLTQLAMLLAEISSVAHQKDGSFCPIVMCGDFNSVPGSPLYSFIKEGKLNYEGLAIGKTVI comes from the exons ATGGAAGCGTGGCGCTGTGTGAGGAGGGGCTACGGCCgctgtgtggtggggagaggccg atacCCCATGTTACCCCATCACCAGAAGAGTCTGGCCAGAGATTGGACGACACCGTGGGAGAATCTGCAGAGGTGTTGCTGGAACAGACATATTTCTAGTTGTATGAGGTGGCCTGGACATTATTCTCGTGCTCCTTACCCATACTTCAGTAGTAGGCATTTTTCATTAAATTGGAGACCACCTTGTTTATTTGAGTCTAGAACTCCGTTTCAGTACTGGAACTGGAGACCTGACAACCTGAGCCAGACCTCTTTGATTCATCTCTCTAGTTACATCATGAACTCTGAGGGAGATGAGCCTTCATCAAAACGAAGAAAACACCAAG GCACAATTCAACGACATTGGGAATATATATGTAACCATAATAAAGACAAGACGAAGATCCTAGGAGACAAAAATGTTGACCCCAAATGTGAAGACAGTGATAACAAGTTTGACTTTTCAGTGATGTCCTATAATATACTTTCACAAGATTTATTGGAAGACAATTCACATCTGTATAGACACTGCCGGCGGCCAGTTTTACACTGGAGTTTTAGGTTCCCCAATAtcctgaaagaaattaaacacttTGATGCAGAT gtACTTTGTTTGCAAGAAGTTCAAGAAGATCATTATGGAGCAGAGATCAGGCCAAGTTTGGAATCTTTGG GTTATCACTGTGAATACAAGATGCGGACAGGAAGGAAACCTGATGGCTGTGCCATCTGCTTCAAACATTCCAAGTTTTCACTCTTATCAGTGAACCCAGTGGAATTCTACCGCCGTGATGTTCCTCTGTTGGATAGAGACAATGTTGGATTAGTGTTACTTTTGCAGCCCAAAATTCCGAGTGCTGCCTCTCCTGTGATCTGTGTAGCTAACACACATCTGTTGTATAACCCAAGGCGAGGTGATATTAAGCTGACCCAATTGGCAATGCTTCTGGCAGAGATTTCCAGTGTTGCCCATCAGAAAGATGGCAGCTTCTGCCCTATCGTTATGTGTGGTGACTTTAATTCTGTTCCTGGTTCTCCGCTCTATAGTtttataaaggaaggaaaattgaaTTATGAAGGACTTGCCATTGGCAAG ACAGTGATCTGA